The segment ACTTCCTTTACTACGTGCTCCGCCCATTACTCTTTAACCTCCACTACAACAAAGGATACAGATTTTGCTATTGGTCTACATTCTGCAGCAATAACTGTGTCACCTTCATTAACTTGTAAGTTTGATGGCACGTGTGCATGAATTCTACTGGTACTTCTTCCATATCTCTTGAATTTACTAAAGTAAACATTAGCTTCTTTTTGAAGTACAACTGTATCCTTTCCTCTTGACTTTACAACTTTACCTTCAAATAATTTTCCACGTACAGGAAGTGTACCGTTAAATGGATTTTTCTTATCCCCTTCTTTTGGTTCTTCTTTAGGTGCTTTTACTTTAATTCCAATATTTCTGGTCATGCTAACATCTCCAATCTTTCGTATGGTCTTTTGTTTAATTTGGTTGAATCAGTTTCAATTATTCCATCATTATTGCTTAATTGGCATATGTTCTTTGGAATATTTTTCTTTCCGTTCTCTGTATTAATCACAAACATATTTTTTGTCTCCATAGTAATTTTTCCTTTAATTCCAACGATTTCTTTATTTTTTGAATCAGATATTACTACTTCTTGTCCAATTAGATCAAACTCAGATTTTGTAACTAGGTTCATTCTTTCTTTACCTCGTTTAGTCTTGTCATTAGTCTTGCAACCTCTTTTTTGACCTTTCTAATTTTCCCAGTTTCTTTTCTGAGTGTTCCTTTTGCATCTTCAGTCTTTAATTTTGATAATTCTGTTTTCATTTGCACTATCCTATCTCTCAAGTCTTTTTCATTCAATTCTCTGATTGATTTCATTTTTAGCATGGCCATTATTTCATCTTCTCCTCTTCATCTTCTAGTGTATCTGGCATTTCTTTCATCTTTTCTTCTTCAATTTTAATTATTTCTGATTCTGATTGTGCTTTTGCAAGTGCTTCATCTGCTTCTTTCTTTATTCTAATTTCTTCATCTTTTTGTGCCTGTGTTTTACCTTTCATCTCAAATTCTGGAATCAATTTTTCTTTTTTAGCAATTCTAATTCTTACTCCAATTAATCCCATAGGAGTTTCTACGTGTGCAATATCTTCAGATACTATTACATCTGCATGATGTCCTGCTCTTGGCAAGATTCCTTGTGAATGTTTTTCAAATGCAGATCTATCGCCTCTTAATTTTCCTGAAATTGTAATCTCTACTCCCATTGCACCTCCTTCCATAATCTGTTGAATTGTCCACATGGTGGCACGTCTAAATGCTGTTCCTCTTTCAAGATGTGATGCCATTCTGTTACACATTACTTCAGGAGATAATTCTGGTTTTGTAATCTCTTCAACAGCAATCTGTGGATTCTTTAGTCCAAAGTCTGATTCTAATTTTTCAGTTAAATCTTTAATTCCTGTTCCTTTTCTACCAATTACAATTCCTGGTCTAGTCACATGTAAGACAACTCTTGTTCCGGTAGGTGTTTTTGAAACTTCTGCATTAGAAAATCCTGCATCTTTAATTTTTGATCTTAAGTAATCTTTCAACAATACCATGTTGTAATTATCTTTGATGACATTCTTTACTGCAGACATTTCTAAAACTCCTGTGCCACCAATTCCACATGTGTTAAGATGTCATTCTTATCTGTTGCACGACCTTGTGCTCTTGGAATAAATCTCTTGATTGCAACACCTTTGTGTGACGTTGCATTGATTATTTTTAATCTATCCATATCCATTCCTTTGTATTCTGCATTTGATTCTAGATTATCTAATAATTTCAAAAATTCACCTGCTGTTTTTTCTGGATATCTTCCAGACATCATTCCAGGATCACTTCTATGTCCTACTTGATTCTTAAATCTTGCAAATGGTATGGCTCTTTCTTTTGCAATTACGCTTAACATGTAATCTCTGGCTTTTTCAAGTGTTAATCCTTTGATTGCTTTTGCTGTTTCCCTTGCATGTTTATGTGAAATCTTTTTTTCACGAATTGAAGCTCTAACATGCTTTGTTGCATCAAAACCTTGAAACGCGTAACTGTATCTTGCCATTTTAATCACTTTAGTGGTACATACAAACTAGATCTTGATGCTCCAACTCCTGGGGCTCCATGATTCACTCTCTTGTTTGTAATTGCGTATTCTCCTATGTAATGTCCAACCATCTCTGCGCCAATTCCTATTGGTTTGAATTCTTTTCCGTCAAAGACGTTGATTGTTGTTCCTATCATGTACGGTAAAATTATTAGATCTCTTTGATGTGTTTTAATTGGATTTTTATTCTTTCCTTCTTTTGCTTCTTTAATTTCTGCAATCAATTTCTTTTTGTTATCTGAAAGTCCTCTCTTCAATGATCTTCTTTGTCTTGAATTTAACAATGCAAACAATTCATCATTAGGAAGTTTTTGTAACTCTTCTGTTGTTTTTCCTTTAAAGCTATTTACTACTTTGACCATTTCTACATGTCTCCTTGCAAAATTCTGTTTTCATGAGTCATTTATACTAATCACATCATTCCTATCTTGTTTGCCAAGTCTCTTGCTTTGTCTGTAGATGTTAATTTAACAAATGCCTTTTTTCCATAAACGGTTCTTGCAGTATCCACTTTTAGTACGCCTTCATTATACAGCGTTTGGACAGCCTCTGCAATCTGAGGTTTTGTTGCTTCTTTTTCAACTAAAAAGCAGATTTTTGATTCATTTTCAACTAGTGCATACGTCTTTTCTGTAATGTATGGTCTTAAGATAATTTTTGTTGCTGTTTCTACATTCATTTCAAAGTCACCATTAATTCTAGATGTCGTGATTTAATTTCTGCAATCTCTTCAATTGCCTTCTTTGTGAATACTGTTAATCTAATCAAAGTTCCTCCTGGAGCTAAATTTAGAACACTTAGGTTCTTTGCATCACATACATCAATTCCTGGAATTGATGCAGCTGCTTTTGAAATATTGTCTGATTTTGATACTACAAACAATGCACTTTTTCCCACTTTGGAAACTCTTCCTCTTAATGCAACTTTACCGGTTCTTCTTTTTCTATTCTTTAATCTGTCTGTATCTTGTGTAATTTTCAAATCTTCTATAATTTTGATCAATTCTGATGTCTTTGAAATTTTCTCAATATCATCTGAAATGATTAGTGGGAGTGATTCTATTCCTTCTACTTTGTGGCCTCTATTTTCAACCAATTCTTTTGAAGTTGTTGCAGCCAGTGCTGAACATAATGCAAGTTTATTCTCTTTTTTATTCAATTTTTTATAAATTACTTTGTTAGCTTTTGGTGGATGTGCTTGACGTCCTCCTCTGGTTGATGCTACTTCTCCAGCTTGTCCTGCACGTCCTCCTCCTCCTCCTTTGATCTTAGCAATTCTTGCAACACCTCTACCAGTTGGTGGATCATTTGAGTCGGCAACTACTTCCATACCTGCTGTAGGTTTTGTAGAATGTTTTTGGAATCCATGTGATTCTAAGTTAATGTATGCTTTGTGAATTAGTGTACGATTTACTTCTGTCTCAAAAACATTTGGAAGTTCAATGTCTCCATCTTTTTTACCGCTAATGGTTAAAACATCTCTTTTCATTAAATTACAACCTCCAGTACGTTTGGCTTGACTACCTTCTTTGGTTCGTTTCTAATTTGTTTTCTAAGTTTGATTAATCTTCTATATGTTCCTGGAACTGAACCTTTCACAATTATGAAATCTCCTGTAACGTTTCCAAAATGTTTGAATCCTCCGTCAGGATTTATTTTGTATTCTTCTTTCTCAGTGTTACTCATTATCATTATTCTTTTATCATACTCGACTCTTTGATGAAATCCTGTTTGTCCTGCTCTTGGAACTGTATACATGACACTTTGTGGTGAGATTGGACCTAGTGAACCAATTTCTCTAACTGTTTTTCTTGATTTGTGTTGTTTTCTTTTTGCGCCCCATCTGTAAATTACTCCTTGCCATCCTTTTCCTTTTGTGATTGCTGCAGTATCCACATATGTTCCACTTTCAAATACTTGGTCTACCTTGACTGTTTTTCCTAAAAGATCTTTAGTAAATGCAAATTGTTTTGGTATGTCTCCTCCTTCTACTTTGACTTCGAAGATGTAAGGCTTTTTCATTTCTAGATTGACATCCACAGGAGTTGTTGTTACTATTGCAAAAATCTCTTTAATTTTTTTCAGATGTTTTTCTGCTTCATCAAGTGGTGTTCCTTCTGTTTTGATTTTTAAATTATTTTGTACATTTTTTGGTAAATCTTTAGCAAATGAATCAAATTCTGCATTTCTTGTATGGTTGGTATCTATAGAATATCCTCTAATTCCTACTATGGTAATTGGTGGTGTAGCAATCACAGTTCCAAGTGTAACTAGTTGTTTTCCATGACTTGGTGTATGTTCTCTGTCATCTATGCTAACTATTTGAACACATCCTGCCTTGTATCCTGCATGTGCAAGTAATCTTGGTTCATCACCTGCTACTTTTGGCCATGCTCGAACTCGTGCTTCCATACTTTTTGCACGTATTCTAGGTGAATATGCTAGACTTCCTCTTCTTGGTTGACTACGTTTTCTATGTCCCATGGATAAATGAAAAAAGTCGTTAACCCCATTATATACTGTGAGAATCTCAATTTTCTCTGTTGATTATTGTAATTCTTTCTATGGCGAATATAATTCCGACACCATTGAAAAAATTGTAGCAGCTCCAATTCCAACTCCTGCAATTCCTACTAATACTGCCAATATCAAAAATTTTCTCTGATTATTCATATCAAATTTATAATTTTTTTATCATTTATTTGTTGAATGTATGGACATTGATAATTGCTAAACACCCTAAAATCGCTTCTTCGAGACGAACTGTTTCTGTTCCTTGGTGTGGAAAAAAGTTCCATGCTTTAAAATTCTGAATATTGCTGATCTTCTTATCAAGCATTTCATGAATTCCTTTGTCAGTTGTACCAAATACTACCAAAATCTCTTCTTTGGAAGAAAGAATTTTCTGCATATCTTCATTTTTAATTTTCTTTGATTTTCTACTTGTAAGTATTTTTGGTCCTTTCCATTCGGTTAGTAATGAAAATAAATTTCCTCCATGTTTAACATTATAGCTCCAGAAATTTGGCAACTGATCT is part of the Candidatus Nitrosopelagicus brevis genome and harbors:
- a CDS encoding 30S ribosomal protein S17 produces the protein MTRNIGIKVKAPKEEPKEGDKKNPFNGTLPVRGKLFEGKVVKSRGKDTVVLQKEANVYFSKFKRYGRSTSRIHAHVPSNLQVNEGDTVIAAECRPIAKSVSFVVVEVKE
- a CDS encoding ribonuclease P protein component 1, whose translation is MNLVTKSEFDLIGQEVVISDSKNKEIVGIKGKITMETKNMFVINTENGKKNIPKNICQLSNNDGIIETDSTKLNKRPYERLEMLA
- the rpmC gene encoding 50S ribosomal protein L29 translates to MAMLKMKSIRELNEKDLRDRIVQMKTELSKLKTEDAKGTLRKETGKIRKVKKEVARLMTRLNEVKKE
- a CDS encoding 30S ribosomal protein S3 — encoded protein: MSAVKNVIKDNYNMVLLKDYLRSKIKDAGFSNAEVSKTPTGTRVVLHVTRPGIVIGRKGTGIKDLTEKLESDFGLKNPQIAVEEITKPELSPEVMCNRMASHLERGTAFRRATMWTIQQIMEGGAMGVEITISGKLRGDRSAFEKHSQGILPRAGHHADVIVSEDIAHVETPMGLIGVRIRIAKKEKLIPEFEMKGKTQAQKDEEIRIKKEADEALAKAQSESEIIKIEEEKMKEMPDTLEDEEEKMK
- a CDS encoding 50S ribosomal protein L22 yields the protein MARYSYAFQGFDATKHVRASIREKKISHKHARETAKAIKGLTLEKARDYMLSVIAKERAIPFARFKNQVGHRSDPGMMSGRYPEKTAGEFLKLLDNLESNAEYKGMDMDRLKIINATSHKGVAIKRFIPRAQGRATDKNDILTHVELVAQEF
- a CDS encoding 30S ribosomal protein S19, producing MVKVVNSFKGKTTEELQKLPNDELFALLNSRQRRSLKRGLSDNKKKLIAEIKEAKEGKNKNPIKTHQRDLIILPYMIGTTINVFDGKEFKPIGIGAEMVGHYIGEYAITNKRVNHGAPGVGASRSSLYVPLK
- a CDS encoding 50S ribosomal protein L23, which encodes MNVETATKIILRPYITEKTYALVENESKICFLVEKEATKPQIAEAVQTLYNEGVLKVDTARTVYGKKAFVKLTSTDKARDLANKIGMM
- the rplD gene encoding 50S ribosomal protein L4 — protein: MKRDVLTISGKKDGDIELPNVFETEVNRTLIHKAYINLESHGFQKHSTKPTAGMEVVADSNDPPTGRGVARIAKIKGGGGGRAGQAGEVASTRGGRQAHPPKANKVIYKKLNKKENKLALCSALAATTSKELVENRGHKVEGIESLPLIISDDIEKISKTSELIKIIEDLKITQDTDRLKNRKRRTGKVALRGRVSKVGKSALFVVSKSDNISKAAASIPGIDVCDAKNLSVLNLAPGGTLIRLTVFTKKAIEEIAEIKSRHLELMVTLK
- a CDS encoding 50S ribosomal protein L3, which gives rise to MGHRKRSQPRRGSLAYSPRIRAKSMEARVRAWPKVAGDEPRLLAHAGYKAGCVQIVSIDDREHTPSHGKQLVTLGTVIATPPITIVGIRGYSIDTNHTRNAEFDSFAKDLPKNVQNNLKIKTEGTPLDEAEKHLKKIKEIFAIVTTTPVDVNLEMKKPYIFEVKVEGGDIPKQFAFTKDLLGKTVKVDQVFESGTYVDTAAITKGKGWQGVIYRWGAKRKQHKSRKTVREIGSLGPISPQSVMYTVPRAGQTGFHQRVEYDKRIMIMSNTEKEEYKINPDGGFKHFGNVTGDFIIVKGSVPGTYRRLIKLRKQIRNEPKKVVKPNVLEVVI